Proteins encoded in a region of the Antedon mediterranea chromosome 2, ecAntMedi1.1, whole genome shotgun sequence genome:
- the LOC140039302 gene encoding acyl-coenzyme A amino acid N-acyltransferase 1-like, which translates to MFRSCMVSYIRVCQESFGLAKHISAHKFAHRLNQQMSIHMQVSPSSCLVDECPRIRVTSAEPDSLYTIKGSVRNLDKTLVSYGHFKSSATGEIDLNRHSSLGGTYTGLDNAGLFWSLQCMKYVKATILTVRDVQKPLKMVFSVHQGALTKQEIDKSDAITSCQLDRRFLSDHVKTYDVSDGKLRGTVFIPTGKGPFPGIIDMYGLNGSLKPSRAALLSSYGFVTYALPYFAYKDLVKDVADVDLRYFEEALKWFSSQEYVDSSRIALVGTSLGAMLSIVMATYWPDMIRAVVSYNATHHRTITPRTYYGKTLPYINSNGNPVVNIDGALNYLKSFSCKLLNKSESTAIQIEKSKADFLFIAGEDDQIIPSVYCASRMTERLNQNGHHNHRTLVYPGTGHLIDPGLLPVTNITRNPFDVDTTITYGGGLPEHAKAQEHSWKIVKEFLRKTLAIQLNKNNNNNK; encoded by the exons ATGTTTAGGTCTTGTATGGTCTCCTACATACGTGTGTGCCAAGAATCGTTTGGCTTGGCAAAACATATTTCTGCACATAA GTTTGCCCATAGATTAAACCAGCAGATGTCAATACATATGCAGGTTTCTCCTTCTTCTTGCTTGGTGGATGAATGTCCAAGGATCCGTGTAACGTCTGCTGAGCCAGATTCATTGTATACCATAAAAGGAAGTGTTCGTAATCTCGACAAAACTTTAGTTTCTTACGGCCACTTCAAATCATCCGCAACAGGCGAAATTGATCTTAATCGGCACTCGTCATTGGGCGGTACATACACAG GGCTGGACAATGCTGGACTCTTTTGGAGTCTTCAATGTATGAAATACGTTAAAGCTACAATCTTGACAGTTAGAGATGTTCAAAAGCCATTGAAGATGGTCTTCAGTGTTCACCAAGGTGCACTGACTAAACAAGAGATCGACAAGTCAGATGCAATTACATCATGTCAATTAGATAGGAGGTTTCTTTCTGACCATGTAAAGACATATGATGTTTCAGATGGGAAGCTTCGAGGAACAGTCTTCATACCAACTG GAAAAGGGCCATTCCCAGGAATTATTGACATGTATGGTTTGAATGGTAGTTTAAAGCCATCCAGGGCAGCTCTGTTATCTTCATATGGTTTTGTAACCTATGCATTGCCATACTTTGCTTACAAAGATCTTGTAAAAGACGTTGCTGACGTCGATTTAAGATATTTTGAG GAAGCTCTAAAGTGGTTCTCTTCTCAAGAATATGTGGATTCTTCTAGAATAGCACTTGTCGGTACGTCACTCGGAGCGATGCTAAGTATTGTTATGGCTACGTACTGGCCTGATATG ATACGCGCAGTAGTTTCGTACAACGCTACCCATCATCGAACGATTACACCCCGTACATATTATGGAAAAACATTACCTTACATAAA CAGCAATGGGAATCCAGTTGTAAATATAGACGGTGCATTAAATTACCTAAAATCTTTTAGTTGTAAATTGTTGAACAAAAGTGAATCAACTGCTATTCAG ATCGAAAAATCCAAAGCCGATTTCCTTTTTATTGCTGGGGAAGATGATCAGATTATTCCAAGCGTATACTGTGCTTCTAGGATGACTGAGAGATTGAATCAAAATGGTCATCACAATCACAGGACATTGGTCTACCCAGGAACTGGTCATCTTATTGATCCTGGATTACTACCAGTCACTAATATAACGAGGAACCCATTTGACG TCGATACAACAATTACTTATGGAGGAGGCTTACCAGAACATGCAAAGGCACAAGAACATTCATGGAAAATAGTGAAAGAGTTTTTAAGGAAAACATTGGCCATTCaacttaacaaaaataataataataataaataa